Genomic window (Streptomyces liliiviolaceus):
CTGCCCCTCGGCGGGGGCGCTGACCGTTTCACTCCAACCTGCGGCCCGGCGGGGGCGGATCGCGCAGTTCCCCGCGCCCCTACGGGGCACCCCCTCAGGGGCGCGGGGAACGGCGCAGGCTTTTGGTTTTTAGGGGCGCGGGGAACTGCGCAATCTTTTCGTCTTTGAGGGGCGGAGCCCCTTAGGGGCGCGGGGAACTGCGCGGCCAGCCCCCACCGGCCCGCAGGCGACAAAAAACGTGGGGCGCCCCAGAGAAGAGGGCACCCCACGTCAATTCCGGCCAAGGCCGAAGGCTGAAGGCTGAAGGCTGAAGGCTGAACAGAGCGTCAGCTCAACCGAGTCGCACGTCTCAGACGTCGAACTCGTCCAGCCGCTGCCGCGCACCTTCAGGCGAACGCCGCTCCGGCCGCTCACGATCCGGCCGCTCCCGCTCGGCGGGCCGCTCACGCTCGGGCATCTGCTGCCCACGCTCGCCCGCCTGGTCACGACGCTCGCCGAGCTTCTGCTTCGCGGTGCGCTGAAGTTCTTCGGCCTTGTCCTGGAACTGGTCCTTCATGGCCATGAGGTTCACTCCCGTTGTGGGTGAGGGGGTTGGGCCTCGACCAGAGTGACACGCACGGACATCACGCGCATTTCGGTCAGTCACGGTCGGTGACGCACCGTGTCCCGCCCGGCCTGATCAGCCTCCCCACCTGCACCGACGAGCCCCGTACCGACGCTCCCCAGCCTCGGTGCGAACCGCCGCATCTCCCGCTGCCCGACCGTCCCGATGAGCGCGGGGAGATAGCCCCGTACCCCCTGCATCCCGCGCAGCCACCACTGCCCGTACACATGACTGGACCTCCGCTCGATCCCGGCGACGATCCGGTCGACGGCCGGCCCCAGCGGGTACGTCTTGTTGGCGGGCCACGGCAGCCGCTGGCGCAACTCCCGCATGACGTCGTCCTGGTCGGCCCCGCGCACCATGTCGGTGTCGGTCCAGGAGAGATAGCCGACCCCGACGCGTACGCCCTGGTAGCCGACCTCGGCCCGCAGGCTGTGCGCGAACGCCTCGACACCGGACTTGGACGCGCAGTACGCACTCATCATCGGCGCGGGCGTGATCGCGGCGAGCGAGGCGATCTGGAGCAGATAGCCGCGGCTCTCCTGGAGGACGGGCAGGAAGGCCCGGGCGGTGACGGCCGAACCGATGAGGTTCACCTCGATGACCCGCCGCCAGGCCACCGGGTCGGAGTCGACGAACGGACCGCCGTTGGCGACACCGGCGTTGGCGACGACGATGTCGACCTTCCCGAACCGCGCCTTCACCTCGCGCGCGACCTCGGCCATGGCCTCGTGGTCGGTGACGTCGGCGTGCCAGTACCCGCTCTCGCCGTGCAGCCGTTCGGAGACGCCCTTCAGTTCCTCGGGTTCAAGGCCGACGAGCGCGACGGTGGCGCCGCGGGCGGAGAGCTTGCGGGCGAGGAGTTCCCCGACGCCCCGCGCGGCTCCCGTGACGACGGCGACCTGTCCTTGAAGTCCGACCCTGCTCATGCGCCCTCCTTGATCACTGCGTATGTGGCGACGAGTGCACGGATCCGGGTGGTGACCAGGTCAGGTGCCTCGATGGGGGTCATGTGCCCGATGCCGGGCAGCTCGGTGGAGCCCACGCAGTGCGGCAGCGCGGCGACCAGGGAGCGCGCGTGCACGGCGGGCGTGAGCCGGTCGGCCGTACCGACCACGACCTCGGCGGGGACCCGCAACTCCCGTACCGCGTGGTCGAGATCGAGCAGGTCGAGCACCTTCGACCAGGAGTGGCGCACCTGCCGGGGACACGCGTGCACGATCCGCGCGCACGCGTCGACCATGGCCGGCGCCGAACCGGGGCCCATGGTCCCGTACTTGAGGATCCGCCGGGCGAGCGGTGTGACCGGCCCGAGCGGCGCCCGCGACCCGAGGATCTGCTTGGTCAGCCAGGTACGCGACCGCCCGGCCCGCATCGGGAGTACGAGCGACTCGGCGACCAGCCGCGAACTGCCCGTGCTGCACAGGAGTACGGCGGCGGCGTGTTCGCGGAACCCGGCCCGTTCGGACGCGGCGATGAGCGTCATCCCGCCCATGGAGTGCCCGGCGAGAACGGCCTTCTCGCCCGGCGCGAGGGTGGCCGCGAGCACCGCCTCCAAGTCGTCGGCGAGCCCGTCCGTGCTGCACGCGGGGCTCGCGGGGCTGCGCCCGTGCCCGCGCTGGTCGTAGACGATCACCCGGTGTTCGGCGGCGAGTTCCTGTATCTGCGCCGCCCAGAAGGCGGTCGAGCACGTCCAGCCGTGCGCGAGCACCACCGCGGGGGCGGCCGGGTCGTCCACGGCTCCGTGCACCTCGACGTGCAGCCGCGCCCCGTCGGCGGAGACCGCCGTCAGCTCGCGCGCGGGGACGGGCGGCGCGTAGGGGCCGGCGGCCTCGCGCGTCAGTCGGCTCATGCTTCTGCCTCGGCCTTCTTCTGGGTACGGGCGGCCGGTTTCGCGGGCTGCGCGGCCGATGCCGGTACGAGTTCGGGTTCGGGTGTGGGCGCCGGTGCGGGCGCGGGTGGGCGGATCAGGTCGTACTCCGCCAGGTCCACGTGCCGTGTCGCGCCGCGGAACTCCGTGGTCGTACCCGGCCAGACGGTCGTGTTGACGCCGTTCTCGTCGAGGTACCAGCTGTTGCAGCCGCCGGTGGACCAGACCGTGCGCTCCATGCGTTTCTGGACGCGGTCGTTCCAGGCGTCGACCGCGCCGGGGCGTGCGTCGAGTGCGGCCCGGCCGCCGAGCACGTTCAACTGCCGTACGTAGTCGGCCAGGTAGTTCAGCTGGGACTCGATCATCAGGATCATGCTGGAGTTCCCGAGACCCGTGTTGGGGCCGATGATCGTCATCCAGTTGGGGAACCCGGCGGCGGTCGCGCCCCGCAGGGACCGCATGCCGGACGCCGACCACGCCTCGGCGAGCGTCCGGCCCTCCACGCCGACGACCCGGTCGGCGATGGGCATGTCGGTGACGTGGAACCCCGTACCGAAGACGATCGCGTCGACCTCGGCCTCGGTGCCGTCGGCGGCGACGACGGTAGAGCCGCGGATCTCGCGCAGTCCGCTGGCGACGACGTCCACATTGGGCTTCGCGAGGGCCGGGTAGTACGTGCTGGACAGCAGGATGCGCTTGCAGCCGATGCGGTAGGACGGGGTGAGTTTGGTCCTGAGCCGCGGATCCTTGATGGCGCGGTACATGTTCCGCCTGGCGATCTGCTCGACCAGCCCCAGCTCGTTCGGACGCTTGGTGAACGCCTGGACCTGCAACTCCCGGATGCCCCACAGGAGTCCGCGGCGCAGCCGGGCCGTGACGGGCAGCGTCCGGTGCAGCAGGCGCTCGGCGCCGCTGACGGCCCGGTCCATGCGCGGCATCACCCAGGGCGGGGTGCGCTGGAAGAGGGTGAGCTTCGCGACCTCGGGCTGGATCGCCGGCACGATCTGGATGGCCGAGGCCCCGGTGCCGATCATCGCGACCCGCTTGCCGCGCAGGTCGTAGTCGTGGTCCCAGCGGGCCGAGTGGAAGACCTTGCCGGGGAAGGTGTCGAGGCCGGGGACGTCCGGCACCTTGGGGTCGGAGAGCGGCCCGGTGGCGGACACGACGAGGTCGGCGGTGAGGGTGCCGCTGCTGGTCTCGATCACCCAGCGCAGTCGCTCGATGTCCCAGGTCATGAGCTTGACCTCGGAGTTCAGACGCAGATGCGGCCGCAGTCCGAAGGTGTCGGTGACGTGCTCCAGATAGGCGCGGATGTGCTCCTGCCCGGAGAAGGTGCGCGGCCAGTCGGGGTTGGGCGCGAAGGAGAACGAGTAGAGGTGGGAGGGGACGTCGCAGGCGCAGCCGGGGTAGCTGTTGTCGCGCCAGGTCCCGCCCACGCTGTCGGCCCGCTCCAGGACGACGAAGTCGGTGACGCCCTCGCGGCGCAACCGCACGGCGGCTCCCAGCCCGCCGAAACCGGAGCCGATCACCGCCACCCGTACATGTTCGTGCTCGGTCATCCCGATGCCTCCATGCCGCGTCCATGCCACGTACGACCGCGCCAGTGAACACTGGCGCAATGGGGAGACTAGAGCAGCTCCGTACTCATGGGTAGGGGTTGCGCGCAGGAAAGTTACCGGCGGTACGACATAGGGTGCCGATGTGGCGGACAAGCGGGAGTACCGAATGGAGGAGCTGGCCCAGCAGGCCGGCATCACCGTGCGCACGCTGCGCTTCTACCGTGAGCGGAAGCTGATCCCGCCACCGCGCCGCGAGGGCCGCATCGCCTGGTACGACGAGGACCACCTCGCCCGGCTGCGCACGATCGCCGCCCTCCTGGAGCGCGGCCACACCCTCAACGGCATCGCGGAACTGGCCGAGGCGTTCGACCACGGCCGCGACGTGGGCGAACTGCTGGGGCTCGGCGCGCCCACCGAGGAGACCCCGGTGCGCCTCTCCCCCGAGGAACTGGCCGACGTCTTCGCGGGCCAGGCCACCTCGGAGAACCTCGCCGCGTCCCTGGACCTCGGCTATCTCGCCACCGACGGCACGGACATCGTCCACATCAGCCGCCGGCTCCTGGACACCTCGGCGGCGCTCGTCCGCGAGGGCATCCCGCTCGCGGACATCCTCGCGGCCGCCCGCCGCGTACGCGAACACGCGGACGCGCTGGCGGAGTTGTTCACCGACCTGGTCCTCACCGAGGACCGCACCCCGCAGGACCTCCAACGCCTGCGCCCCCTGGCGAAGAGCGTGGTGGAGGCGGAACTGTCGATGGCACTGGACCGACGGATGGGCGGATTGCCTCGCGACAGGAAAGCGGATGCTTAGGCAGGGTTTCGACGCCGCTCGCACATAAATTCCATGCAGTCGCCCAGATGGGCTATGATCCGCAGAAATCCATCGCACTGATGGATTTGATTCAAACTCTTGCACGAATCGGGAGAGAAGTGCGTACGTTTTCCACGCTCACAGCCACCACGGCCTTCTTCTACATCCTCTCGGTATCCGTCGCGGCGGCCGACTGCATCTGGTAATACCCGGAGTGCCGGACCCCTCTCCCACAAGGACCCTCAGGACCCGGTAGCCCCCCAGTCGGCGAACAGCCGCCGCAGCTCAACAGCCTCGGCCACCGCTCCGAGTCTTCCGTAGATCGTCAGCGCGCGCTCGGCATGAGCGCGCGCCGACTCGATGTCTCCCACACGGAGACAGGTACGACACATTCCCGCGAGGGCCTGCGCCGAGCACAGGGAATAGCTGTATTTATCAGCAATCTCCTGCGCGAGCAGATAAGTTTCCAGGGCGGTGTTCAATCGCCCCATCGCGTACTGCGTATCCGCAATCCCGATGAGACTCCGCTGCCTCTCATAAGAATTGCCAATTCGTCGCGCGGCCTCCTCCGCCGCACCGAAGTGGGACAGCGCGTCCTCCGTCCGTCCCGACCCCGCGCAGGTCTCGCCGAGCCGGATCAGAGTCGTGATCTCCCCGATCGCGTCACCACTGGCCCGATGGCTGGCGAGGGCCCGATGAAAACAACCGAGAGCCCGGCCCGATTGACCCGTCGCGTGATATACCGCGCCGAGGTTGGTGTCGATGATGGCGAGATCCTTCTTCCCGCCGACCCGGCGCATGAGCACCAGGGCCTGCTCGTAGTAACCCCGGGCCTCCTCGTGCCGCCCCACGGCAAACCGGATGTCGCCCAGGTTGTTCCAGGCGATCGCCTCCCCGTGGAGATCGCCCAGTTCGCGGTGGATCGCGAGCATTGTCTCGAACCGGTCGCCCGCCTCCGCGTACTCCGCCCGGTGCACCAACGCCGTGCCCTGCACATTGAGGGTCTCGGCCACCCCGTGCCGGTCGCCGACCAGCAGATAGAGCTCCAGGGCCCGTTCGAGTTGCCCCAGACACGCCTCGCCGTGGCCCGCCCCGAGATGGGCGCGGCCTATCTCGAAGTGGGCGTCGGCAAGGCCGTGGGTGTCCCGCAGCTCCCCGAAGACCCCGAGCGCCTCGGTGGCGGCGGCCAGCGCGGCACTGTGGTTCTCGCGGGCCAGCACGCTCGCCCGCTCCACCAGCATCTGCGCGAGAGCGGCCCGGTCACCGCCGGAGCGCAGCGCGGCGAGCGCCGCCTCGTGCAGCTCGGCGGTGATGTCGTGCGTGCCCCAGAGCTTGAGGGAGTGCGCGAGCACGTGCGGGAACTGGGCGGCGAAGTCCGGGAACTCGGCGGCGGCCGTACGGGCCACGGCCAGCAGGTTGCCCCGCTCCACGGTGAGCCACACCGTGGCCCCGTCGGCGTCGGACGCCGGGCCCTGCTCAGGAACGTCCGGCGACACGAGCCCGGCCCCGAGGGCCCTTCGGTGCCGACGCGGATACGCGGCCCTGTCCGCCCGGTCGGCGGCCGTGAGGTAGTACGCCATCAGCCGCCGCAGAGCCTCCCGCCTGGCCGGTTCCGGATCCTCCCGGCGCCCGAGCCGGCTGCCGAACGCCCGCGTCAGATCATGGAGTCGGCAACGGTCGCGGACCGGCTCGTCGAGCAGGTGACGGTCCAGCAGGGCGTCCACCGCGCGACGGATCACGTCCGGGTCGTCCCCGGACAGCGCGATCGCCGCCTCCAGGGTGATGTCCGGACCCGGGTGCAACGCCAGCCGCCGGAAGAGCCGTTGCGTCGGAGCGTCCAGATCGGTGTACGACAGTCTCAGGGCGGCGGCCACCCGTTCGTCGAACTCGTCCAGCCGGTCACCCGCGCGCGCCAGCCGGTCGGCCACGTACTCCAGATCCCAGGTGTCCCGGTGCCGGAACCGGCTCGCGAGGAGCTGGAGAGTCAGCGGATGGCTGCCGCACAGCTCCACGACGCGGCGCAGCGCGGAGGTGTCGGAGACCCTCGCCGCACCCGCGATCCGGGCGAAGAGCGAGGACGCCTCGGACACGGACAGCACGTCCAGCGGGAGGGAGGTGGCGCCGTCGAGGCCGGCGAGCCGGTTGCGGCTGGCCACGATCGCGTGGCATTCCGGCGCACCGGGGAGCAGCGGCCGTACCTGCTCGGCACTGCGCGCGTTGTCGAGGACGACGAGCACCCGGTGGTGGGCGGTCCACTCCCGCCAGCGCGCGATCCGCTCGTCGAGCGTGGCCGGCAGCGGATCGGCCACACCGACGGTGTGCAGCAGGAACGCCAGGGCGTCGGCGGGTTCGTACGGCGGCTGGTCGCTGTAGCCGCGCAGGTCCACGTAGAACTGGCCCGCGGGGTAGCGCGACCGCATGCGGTGGGCGGCATGGATGATCAGCGCGGACTTACCCACACCGGGCATACCGTGCACGACGGTGAGGGGCAGCGCCGTGCCGTTCTCCTCGGAGGCGGGTTCGGCGAGCAGGATGTCCAGCTCGCTCCTGCGGCCGGTGAAGTCCCTCGTGTCACGGGGGAGACTGCTGCCGACGTGTCCGGCGGAATCGTCCGCGGTCGCGGGGCCGGCGGTGGGCCATGGTGCACGTCCCTCACCGGCCACCTCCCTGGCGCGTGAGGAGTCGTTGCGCGCCATTCGGGACGAGCCGGTTTCCGGCCCGTGCTCCCGCAGGGCCGGGTCCTGGCGGAGGATGCGTTGCTGCAGATCCCTCAGGTTCGCACCGGGGTCCATGCCCAGCTCGTCACCGAGGCGGTCGCGGGTGTCCCGGTACAGGGTCAGCGCCTCGCCATCGCGGCCCGAGCGGTAGAGGGCCAGCATCAGGGAGGCGACGGCCTGTTGGGCGAGCGGGTTGAGAGAGACGAGTTCGTGGAGTTCGCCGACGAGGTCCGCATGACGGCCCAACTGCATTTCCAGGCGGATGCGTTCCTCGTGCACCCGCCGGTGGTCCTCGGTCAGCCGGGCCCGCGCGGAGGCAGCCCAGGCGCCGGTGAACTCCGCGAACGGCTCCCCGCGCCAGAGCGCCTGAGCGGCGTGCAGCAGACCGACGGCGTACTCCGTGTCGCCCCGCCCCGCCGCCACCCGGGCCTGCGCGCGCAGCCGTTCGAGACGAACGAAGTCCACGTCCTCCTCGCGCCCGAGCCGCAGCCGGTAGCGGCGCGGCGACGCCCGCTCGACCAGCGCGTCGTCGCCGACGGCACGGTGGAGCCTGGTGCGCAGCCGCGAAAGGTAGGTGTGCAGCACTTCCACCGGAGCCGCGGGCAGTTCGTCGTCGTCCCAGACCCGCTCGACGAGCGTGTCCACGGAGACCGGATCTCCCCTGGCATAGAGCAAAATCCCGAAGACGCATCGCGCCTTCAGCGAGCCGAGCGCGTACTGACGTCCCTGGTGCCACAGTTCGAGCGGCCCCAGCGCAAGAAGGTCCACCATCTCCCCCAGATGGTTCAGCCGCTTCCTGCACTCACTGTCAGGGCGCTGCCGGAACGAACGGAGGGAGCGGAGCGGGGCGCACGGACGCGTGAGGGGCGCACGCAGACGCCACGCGGTGTCCCGGGGCGATCCACAGGCTCTCCCGCACGGGGACTGCAAGGTTTCTGCAAGCCCGATGTCCACCCTCCCGGGCAGACAGGGAAAGCGGGGCCCGGACTGCCGCAAGCGGTCGGCCCCGCCTCAACTTATGTCGCCGACAACGGTGTTGGCATAACGGGGGAGTTCTCATGAGTATGACGATGCCGGATGCCGACCGGCGTCTGGCGGTGCCCTTGCGCCTGGACGTGGAGCGCTGGGCCACCTTCCGGATACGCAGGAGGGTGCTCGCCGTGGTGCACACGGTCACCTCCGCGCGACGACTGCTGGAAGCGGTCCGGCTGTTGGAGGGCGACCCGCGGGTCCAAGTCGTGTTCACGACGGCCGCGGACGTCTTCAACCATGGCGTGGACGCGTTTCTGGAGGGCACCAGGGCACTGGTCGTGCCCTGGAACCAGGCGGTGCACACCCGGTTCGACCTCGCGCTGGCCGCGAGCTACGGCTCGCTGCACGAGCTGCAGGTCCCGGTGATCGTGCTCCCGCACGGTGCCTCGTACAACAAACGGGTCTCCATGCCCGGCGACCACCGGCGGCGGGCCATGGCGGAGCGCGAGGTGTACGGACTGGGCCGGCAGTGGCTGGTCAGGGACGGCGTGGTCGTCCCGTCGGCCATCGTGCTGGCACACGAGGACGACCGGGAACGGCTCGGCCGCCAGTGCCCGGAGGCGCTGCCCGTGGCCGAGGTCATCGGGGACCCGTGCTACGACCGGGTGGTGGCGAGCCTGCCCTCGCGGGCCCTGTACCGGGAGGCCCTGCGGACCGGGCCTCGTCAGGAACTGGTCCTCGTCTGCTCCACCTGGGGACCCGACTCCCTGCTGGGACAGCAGTGGGACCTGCTGGAGCGGCTGGCCGCCGAGCTTCCCCGGGAAGAGTTCCGCATCGTGGTCATGCTGCATTCCAACGTCTGGAACGCGCACAGCGAGTGGCACATCCGCAGCGCCTTCGCCCGGCTGAACCGGTCCGGCGTCGGGCTGGTCGGCCAGCACGCCGAGTGGTGCGGGGCCGTCGTCGCCGCCGACTACCTCGTGAGCGACCACGGTTCCGTGTCGCTCTACGGCGCTATGACCGGTGCGCGGATCCTGACGGCCGGCTCCCCGGACACGGAGCTGGACCCCGGCTCGCCGATGGCCGAACTACGGTCCCTGGCACCTCGGATCCGTACGGACCGTCCGCTGCGCAGGCAACTGCGACAGAGCTCGGCCGCGTACCGCTCGGAGCTGTACACGCGGATCGCGACCCGACTCAGCTCGGAGCCCGGCCGGTTCGCCCCCCGGATGCGCGCGCTGTTGTACCGCCGGCTCCGCCTGCGGCCACCGGTCGCGGCGCCCACCACGGAACGGGCACGGCTGCCGGTCGTCGTGCGCTGTGACGAACCGGGGGCACAGGCTCATGAATGACTTCGGCGCTTTCTCCGCCTCGTCCTTCGTCGCTTCCTGTGCGGCCTCCCACGTCGAACAACGTGTCGCGTCCTTCCATGAGCGGCTGCGGGCGTCCTCGGTCCACGACGTGGAAGTCACCTTGGCACTGCCCGGTCGCGACCGGCCGTTCGTGGACCGGCATCTGCGGGTCGCCCTGCCCGCTCCGTACCCCTGGCCGCCTCTGGCGGACGTCCTGCTCGCACAGGGCGCACCGGACACGACAGCCGACACGTCGGCCTACGGCCATCCGGGCGCCGCGGTGGTCGCGGTGCACCACGGGACCCGCGTGTGCCGACTGCGGCTGGGACCGTGCGGCTCCGGCGCCACCCGCACGCCGCTCACCGTGACGCTCACCGCACGCCATGCGGCCCTGCACTCCTGGCCCGTCTGGGCCTCGCTCGCGCACGCCTGGCTGGTCGCCCACGCGGAACCGCCTTGGCCGGGCGCTTCCCGAGCCCGCGCTCGCCCACAACGGGATCCTTTCGCGGAAGTTGCTCAGCCACCGGCTCCTGAACCGGAGGTCCCGGCCTCGTCGAGCCTCCGTAACCGCTCCCGTACGCCGTCAGCCGGTCCCGGCCGGTTCACGCCGACGTAGAGATCGAGCGCTTCCCGGTAGTGCCCCTGGGCGAGTTCGCGCTGTCCGCGCAGTTCGGCGACCTCGCCCAGGACATCCAGCGCACGGGCCGTCTCGTAGTGGGCCGCGGCCTCACGCAGCACGGACAACGCACCGGCGAGCCAGCGCTCCGCCTCGTCGGGCCGGCCGTCGCCGAGACAGATCCTGCCCAGCAGGGTGGTCGCACGCGCGGCGTTGTAGGAGTCGTCAGCCGTCAGCAATGCCGTACGTGCCTCGGCGGCGTCCTCGGCTGCCCGGGCGAGCCGGCCCCGGCCGAACTCGACGTCGGCCGCGTTGAGCCGGGCGAGCCCGCAGGCCCGTGGGTCCCCGCACCGGCGGAGTTCTGCGGCGGCCCACGCGAACAGCTCGGCCGCCTCGTCCGGTCGGCCCGCCCGCTGATGGGCCAGCCCACGGTAGTTCGACGTTCGCGCGTATCCCAGCTCGTCCCCGGCGGCCGCGAAGAGCCGCGCCGCCTCCTCGAACATCTCAAGGGCGTTGGCGGTGTCTCCCCTGCCCAGCGCGCACTGTCCGCCGGAGGTGAGCATCCGGCACTCGGCCGGCCCGTCCCTCAACTCCCTTGCCGCCGCGAGCCCTTCGGCGTGCGAGGTATGCCATATGTCATAGTGCTTGCGCCGCAGGAAGAAGGGGCCAAGGGCATCGGCGAGCTGCCAGCTGATGTCCTGCTCCCCCGTCGTCCTGGCCCGCCGTATCACCGCCAGCAGGTTGGGCAGCTCCCGCTCCAGCCAGTCCAGCGCCGCCCTGACACCGTCGCCGAAGTCCTCGGTGATCACCGGGCCGGGCCCGTAGGAACGTTCCCGTAAGGGATGTCGAGGATCGATGGCCCGCTCGGCCCGCGTCGCGGTGGCCAGATAGTGGTCGGCGATACGGCGGAACACCGCCACCCGCTCCGCAGCCGTCTCCTCCTCCGCGGCCTTCCCCACGGCGTGCAGCCGTACGAGGTCGTGGAAGCGGTAGCGGTCCTCGCCGATGTCGATGAGCAGGTTGGCGTCGTGGAGGACGTCGAGCAGCTCGCCGGGGTCGGGCCACTCACCGGTTCCAGGACCCGTACCGGCGCCGGAGACGCCCTCGGCGGACCCTCCGCGGGCCGACCCCAGTACCGCTGCCGCGACCCCGCCCCCGAACTCCGTTCCCGGATGCACACCGAGCAGCCGGTAGAGCCGGGCGGCTTCCCGGGGCAACCCCTGATAGGAGAGGTCGAGAGCGGCGCGCACACCGTGGTCACCGTCGATCGCCAACTCGTCCAGCCTTCCTCGTTCCGCGGTCAGGGCCCGGACCATCGTGGTGATCGGGCGCCGCGGCCGCGCGGCCAGCCGCGCCCCGGCGACCCGGACCGCGAGCGGCAGCCCGGCGCAGAGCCCGACGAGGGCGCGGGCGTCGTCCGGCTGGGTGGCCACGCGGTCGTCGGCCAGGGTGACCGCGAGCAGTTCGACCGCCGCTTCGGGGGAGAGAGGTTCCAGGTGCACCTGGTAGCCGCCTTCCAGGGCCAGCCCCGACATCCGCCGACGGCTGGTGACCAGCGTGACGTTGGACCTGCCCGGCAGCAGCGGCCGTACCTGCGCGGCTGTCGCCGCGTCA
Coding sequences:
- a CDS encoding alpha/beta fold hydrolase; this translates as MSRLTREAAGPYAPPVPARELTAVSADGARLHVEVHGAVDDPAAPAVVLAHGWTCSTAFWAAQIQELAAEHRVIVYDQRGHGRSPASPACSTDGLADDLEAVLAATLAPGEKAVLAGHSMGGMTLIAASERAGFREHAAAVLLCSTGSSRLVAESLVLPMRAGRSRTWLTKQILGSRAPLGPVTPLARRILKYGTMGPGSAPAMVDACARIVHACPRQVRHSWSKVLDLLDLDHAVRELRVPAEVVVGTADRLTPAVHARSLVAALPHCVGSTELPGIGHMTPIEAPDLVTTRIRALVATYAVIKEGA
- a CDS encoding flavin-containing monooxygenase, producing the protein MTEHEHVRVAVIGSGFGGLGAAVRLRREGVTDFVVLERADSVGGTWRDNSYPGCACDVPSHLYSFSFAPNPDWPRTFSGQEHIRAYLEHVTDTFGLRPHLRLNSEVKLMTWDIERLRWVIETSSGTLTADLVVSATGPLSDPKVPDVPGLDTFPGKVFHSARWDHDYDLRGKRVAMIGTGASAIQIVPAIQPEVAKLTLFQRTPPWVMPRMDRAVSGAERLLHRTLPVTARLRRGLLWGIRELQVQAFTKRPNELGLVEQIARRNMYRAIKDPRLRTKLTPSYRIGCKRILLSSTYYPALAKPNVDVVASGLREIRGSTVVAADGTEAEVDAIVFGTGFHVTDMPIADRVVGVEGRTLAEAWSASGMRSLRGATAAGFPNWMTIIGPNTGLGNSSMILMIESQLNYLADYVRQLNVLGGRAALDARPGAVDAWNDRVQKRMERTVWSTGGCNSWYLDENGVNTTVWPGTTTEFRGATRHVDLAEYDLIRPPAPAPAPTPEPELVPASAAQPAKPAARTQKKAEAEA
- a CDS encoding AfsR/SARP family transcriptional regulator; the protein is MVDLLALGPLELWHQGRQYALGSLKARCVFGILLYARGDPVSVDTLVERVWDDDELPAAPVEVLHTYLSRLRTRLHRAVGDDALVERASPRRYRLRLGREEDVDFVRLERLRAQARVAAGRGDTEYAVGLLHAAQALWRGEPFAEFTGAWAASARARLTEDHRRVHEERIRLEMQLGRHADLVGELHELVSLNPLAQQAVASLMLALYRSGRDGEALTLYRDTRDRLGDELGMDPGANLRDLQQRILRQDPALREHGPETGSSRMARNDSSRAREVAGEGRAPWPTAGPATADDSAGHVGSSLPRDTRDFTGRRSELDILLAEPASEENGTALPLTVVHGMPGVGKSALIIHAAHRMRSRYPAGQFYVDLRGYSDQPPYEPADALAFLLHTVGVADPLPATLDERIARWREWTAHHRVLVVLDNARSAEQVRPLLPGAPECHAIVASRNRLAGLDGATSLPLDVLSVSEASSLFARIAGAARVSDTSALRRVVELCGSHPLTLQLLASRFRHRDTWDLEYVADRLARAGDRLDEFDERVAAALRLSYTDLDAPTQRLFRRLALHPGPDITLEAAIALSGDDPDVIRRAVDALLDRHLLDEPVRDRCRLHDLTRAFGSRLGRREDPEPARREALRRLMAYYLTAADRADRAAYPRRHRRALGAGLVSPDVPEQGPASDADGATVWLTVERGNLLAVARTAAAEFPDFAAQFPHVLAHSLKLWGTHDITAELHEAALAALRSGGDRAALAQMLVERASVLARENHSAALAAATEALGVFGELRDTHGLADAHFEIGRAHLGAGHGEACLGQLERALELYLLVGDRHGVAETLNVQGTALVHRAEYAEAGDRFETMLAIHRELGDLHGEAIAWNNLGDIRFAVGRHEEARGYYEQALVLMRRVGGKKDLAIIDTNLGAVYHATGQSGRALGCFHRALASHRASGDAIGEITTLIRLGETCAGSGRTEDALSHFGAAEEAARRIGNSYERQRSLIGIADTQYAMGRLNTALETYLLAQEIADKYSYSLCSAQALAGMCRTCLRVGDIESARAHAERALTIYGRLGAVAEAVELRRLFADWGATGS
- a CDS encoding MerR family transcriptional regulator translates to MEELAQQAGITVRTLRFYRERKLIPPPRREGRIAWYDEDHLARLRTIAALLERGHTLNGIAELAEAFDHGRDVGELLGLGAPTEETPVRLSPEELADVFAGQATSENLAASLDLGYLATDGTDIVHISRRLLDTSAALVREGIPLADILAAARRVREHADALAELFTDLVLTEDRTPQDLQRLRPLAKSVVEAELSMALDRRMGGLPRDRKADA
- a CDS encoding SDR family oxidoreductase; translated protein: MSRVGLQGQVAVVTGAARGVGELLARKLSARGATVALVGLEPEELKGVSERLHGESGYWHADVTDHEAMAEVAREVKARFGKVDIVVANAGVANGGPFVDSDPVAWRRVIEVNLIGSAVTARAFLPVLQESRGYLLQIASLAAITPAPMMSAYCASKSGVEAFAHSLRAEVGYQGVRVGVGYLSWTDTDMVRGADQDDVMRELRQRLPWPANKTYPLGPAVDRIVAGIERRSSHVYGQWWLRGMQGVRGYLPALIGTVGQREMRRFAPRLGSVGTGLVGAGGEADQAGRDTVRHRP
- a CDS encoding ATP-binding protein, translating into MGGRVRGQERSVHNELSGVVQGASVQAAVVHGGLHIRTGGTAEPQPPWQLPPAVRLTDRTVEVERLDRHRALAAQRDHPALAAVSGLGGVGKTALALAWLHRLRPDFPGGQLYADLCAQAPAGPVDPAQVLGSFLRGLGVPPQQVPDGVAERAAMYRTHTADRRIVVLLDDAATAAQVRPLLPGRSNVTLVTSRRRMSGLALEGGYQVHLEPLSPEAAVELLAVTLADDRVATQPDDARALVGLCAGLPLAVRVAGARLAARPRRPITTMVRALTAERGRLDELAIDGDHGVRAALDLSYQGLPREAARLYRLLGVHPGTEFGGGVAAAVLGSARGGSAEGVSGAGTGPGTGEWPDPGELLDVLHDANLLIDIGEDRYRFHDLVRLHAVGKAAEEETAAERVAVFRRIADHYLATATRAERAIDPRHPLRERSYGPGPVITEDFGDGVRAALDWLERELPNLLAVIRRARTTGEQDISWQLADALGPFFLRRKHYDIWHTSHAEGLAAARELRDGPAECRMLTSGGQCALGRGDTANALEMFEEAARLFAAAGDELGYARTSNYRGLAHQRAGRPDEAAELFAWAAAELRRCGDPRACGLARLNAADVEFGRGRLARAAEDAAEARTALLTADDSYNAARATTLLGRICLGDGRPDEAERWLAGALSVLREAAAHYETARALDVLGEVAELRGQRELAQGHYREALDLYVGVNRPGPADGVRERLRRLDEAGTSGSGAGG